The following coding sequences are from one Dermacentor silvarum isolate Dsil-2018 chromosome 4, BIME_Dsil_1.4, whole genome shotgun sequence window:
- the LOC119450290 gene encoding acylglycerol kinase, mitochondrial-like: MSRVVKIFKTLRNHWKKSTFAACLLTYGGWYLNERHKTTLMMRALCLRAKAYGDEPLPSGAKPRHVTVILNPTSKDGKGKILYEKYAAPLFHLAGIRVSFFQTEYEGQAKSLMEVLDNTDAVVIAGGDGTLHEAITGLMSRDDFAMACKRFPVGVIPAGKTNSLAKLLFWEPGITEARWIALSAMAVVSEQLSKMDVIKAELQSEEGEEKEVKTVYSLGQLEQGVYHSLLTTIPKYWYLGPLKARAALFFGALKV, translated from the exons ATGAGTCGCGTCGTGAAGATCTTCAAGACTTTGCGAAATCACTGGAAAAAGTCCACTTTCGCCGCTTGTTTGTTGACTTACGGAGGATGGTACCTCAACGAAAGGCACAA GACCACCCTCATGATGAGAGCTCTTTGCCTGCGGGCTAAG GCCTACGGTGACGAGCCTCTTCCTTCAGGAGCCAAGCCCAGACACGTCACTGTTATCCTCAATCCGACGTCCAAGGATGG GAAAGGAAAAATTCTTTATGAAAAGTATGCTGCCCCACTCTTTCATCTTGCTGGCATCCGCGTCAGCTTCTTCCAG ACTGAGTATGAGGGCCAAGCCAAAAGTTTGATGGAAGTGCTGGACAACACTGATGCTGTGGTCATAGCCGGAGGAGATGGCACGTTACATGAG GCCATCACTGGTCTTATGTCACGGGATGACTTT GCAATGGCATGCAAGCGATTTCCAGTGGGTGTCATCCCAGCAGGCAAAACCAACTCACTTGCCAAGCTTTTGTTCTGGGAGCCAGGCATCACCGAAGCCAG GTGGATTGCACTGTCTGCAATGGCTGTCGTCTCAGAACAGCTCTCTAAGATGGACGTCATAAAAGCCGAG CTTCAAAGTGAAGAAGGTGAGGAAAAGGAAGTGAAGACTGTGTACTCTCTTGGCCAACTGGAACAGGGCGTATACCACAGCCTGCTCACTACGATACCAAA GTATTGGTACCTTGGTCCGCTGAAGGCAAGAGCTGCACTGTTCTTCGGAGCCCTCAAGGTATAG